From one Vicinamibacterales bacterium genomic stretch:
- a CDS encoding helix-turn-helix domain-containing protein: MGTIDISKQLSHARLAAGEDLAALARRTGVRQENLRAIEDGRFAALPPGIYGRAAIKAFASAFGFDGAAILAECEALLTPVDEPIAALARVRGLRARPAEPPQSRDQPADDLAGDTAFPGWRHLAAAAIDACVIAGLLLAMIVAALTLLIVPVAALRDSGGAFAVMGLLLAGGYYVCFGGVRGATVGERALSIEPRRPGGPAVTLRMVAERALLAATEDVRCIERWGERLAEYAEIQRAKRSA; encoded by the coding sequence ATGGGAACGATCGATATCTCGAAGCAGCTCAGCCACGCGCGCCTGGCCGCCGGTGAAGATCTCGCGGCGCTGGCCCGGCGCACGGGCGTGCGCCAGGAGAATCTGCGGGCGATCGAGGACGGCCGCTTCGCCGCCCTGCCGCCCGGCATCTACGGACGCGCCGCGATCAAGGCGTTCGCCAGCGCGTTCGGGTTCGACGGCGCCGCGATCCTGGCTGAATGCGAAGCGCTGCTGACGCCCGTGGACGAGCCGATCGCGGCGCTGGCGCGGGTCCGCGGCCTGCGGGCGCGCCCTGCCGAGCCGCCGCAATCGCGGGACCAGCCGGCAGACGATCTCGCCGGCGATACCGCGTTCCCCGGATGGCGCCATCTCGCGGCGGCGGCGATCGACGCGTGCGTCATCGCCGGACTGCTGCTCGCCATGATCGTTGCCGCACTGACGCTGCTGATCGTGCCGGTGGCGGCGCTCCGCGATTCGGGAGGGGCGTTCGCGGTGATGGGATTGCTGCTCGCCGGCGGCTACTACGTGTGTTTCGGCGGCGTGCGCGGTGCGACGGTGGGAGAACGCGCGCTGTCGATCGAACCGCGACGGCCGGGCGGACCGGCGGTCACGCTGCGCATGGTGGCCGAGCGCGCGCTGCTCGCCGCCACCGAGGACGTCCGCTGCATCGAGCGCTGGGGCGAACGCCTCGCCGAGTACGCCGAGATTCAGCGCGCCAAGCGCTCGGCGTAG
- a CDS encoding alpha/beta fold hydrolase, producing MIAPLLFSLLLQTPPPLPQAAEADFVIKDFRFNSGETLPELRIHYRTLGTPRKNAQGIVTNAVLIMHGTGGSGGQFAGRGFAGELFLPGQPLDAAKYYIVMPDDIGHGRSSKPSDGLRAKFPRYGYQDMLTAEYRLLTEGLGVNHLRLVMGTSMGGMHTWLWGERWPDFMDALLPLASVPGQISGRNRVWRRVAIDAIRNDPEWQGGNYTRQPQSARTAAQMLWLVSSNPVIRHRRAPTLAQADKEIDDYVANWLRTGDANDQLYALESSFDYDPGPGLEKIAAPLLAINSADDLVNPPEIGLLEQEMTRVRKGRFVMIPLTDRTAGHGTHTLAAVWKHHLVELLQASER from the coding sequence ATGATCGCGCCGCTGTTGTTCTCGCTGCTGCTGCAGACCCCGCCGCCGCTGCCGCAGGCGGCGGAAGCGGACTTCGTGATCAAAGATTTCCGCTTCAACTCCGGGGAGACGCTGCCGGAGCTGCGCATCCATTACCGCACGCTCGGGACGCCGCGGAAGAACGCGCAGGGGATCGTCACCAACGCGGTGCTGATCATGCACGGCACCGGCGGGAGCGGCGGACAGTTCGCCGGCCGTGGGTTCGCCGGGGAGCTGTTCCTGCCGGGGCAGCCGCTCGACGCGGCGAAGTACTACATCGTCATGCCGGACGACATCGGGCACGGCAGATCGAGCAAGCCGAGCGACGGCCTGCGCGCGAAGTTCCCGCGCTACGGCTACCAGGACATGCTGACGGCGGAATACCGGCTGCTCACCGAAGGGCTCGGCGTCAATCACCTGCGTCTGGTGATGGGCACCTCGATGGGGGGCATGCACACGTGGCTGTGGGGGGAGCGCTGGCCCGACTTCATGGACGCGCTGTTGCCGCTGGCCAGCGTGCCGGGACAGATTTCCGGGCGCAACCGCGTCTGGCGCCGCGTCGCGATCGACGCGATTCGCAACGATCCGGAGTGGCAGGGCGGCAACTACACCCGCCAGCCGCAGAGCGCGCGCACCGCGGCGCAGATGCTGTGGCTGGTGAGCAGCAACCCGGTGATCCGGCACCGGCGTGCGCCGACGCTGGCGCAGGCCGACAAGGAGATCGACGACTACGTCGCCAACTGGCTCCGCACCGGCGACGCCAACGATCAGCTCTACGCGCTGGAATCGTCGTTCGACTACGATCCCGGACCGGGGCTCGAGAAGATCGCGGCGCCGCTGCTCGCGATCAATTCAGCCGACGATCTGGTCAATCCGCCGGAGATCGGCCTGCTCGAGCAGGAGATGACGCGCGTCCGGAAGGGACGGTTCGTGATGATCCCGCTGACCGATCGCACGGCCGGTCACGGCACGCACACGCTCGCGGCGGTGTGGAAGCACCATCTGGTGGAGCTGCTCCAGGCCTCCGAGCGGTGA
- a CDS encoding amidohydrolase family protein, with the protein MLLRTLLLLAAGVLAAAQPPQFSNLTRSFIKVDAAVIALTNARVIDGTGAPAREKQTLIIRGGNIAEVGDAARIAVPAGATTIDLAGKSVMPGLVMVHEHLYYPSGSGVYGQLGASFIRLYLAGGVTTMRTGGNVNGLMDLKLKQFIEQGTQPGPAIDATAPYLNGPNGFVQMRDMKDAAEARKHVAYWADMGATSFKAYMQITRDQLRAAVEEAHARRLKITGHLCSVTYAEAAEIGIDNLEHGFLAATDFVPGKQPDVCPGQGAGQRTIAALDPESAPFRTLIKTLIDRKVALTSTLTVFETFTPGRPLPPGLDVLLPELKAQFEASHRRTAQNKDSIYTTLFPKALALERAFVRAGGTLIAGTDPTGGGGVVPGFANQRQLELLVEAGFTPVEAIRIGTLNGATYLGREARVGSIAPGKQADLVVIDGDPSRTIAEVRKVETVFKQGVGFDPAKLIASVSGKAGLW; encoded by the coding sequence ATGCTGCTGCGAACTCTGCTGCTGCTCGCCGCCGGCGTCCTCGCCGCGGCGCAGCCGCCGCAATTCTCGAATCTGACCCGCTCGTTCATCAAGGTCGACGCGGCGGTGATCGCGCTCACCAACGCCCGCGTCATCGACGGCACCGGCGCGCCGGCGCGGGAGAAACAGACGCTGATCATTCGCGGCGGCAACATCGCCGAGGTGGGCGACGCGGCGCGAATCGCCGTCCCCGCCGGCGCGACGACGATCGATCTCGCCGGCAAGTCGGTCATGCCCGGGCTCGTCATGGTGCACGAGCACCTCTATTACCCGTCCGGATCGGGCGTCTACGGCCAGCTCGGCGCCAGCTTCATTCGCCTGTATCTCGCCGGCGGTGTGACGACGATGAGGACCGGCGGCAACGTGAATGGCCTGATGGACCTGAAGCTGAAACAGTTCATCGAACAGGGAACGCAGCCGGGTCCGGCGATCGACGCGACCGCGCCGTATCTGAACGGTCCGAACGGGTTCGTGCAGATGCGCGACATGAAGGACGCCGCCGAAGCGCGGAAGCACGTCGCCTACTGGGCCGACATGGGTGCGACGTCGTTCAAGGCGTACATGCAGATCACCCGCGATCAGCTGCGGGCGGCGGTGGAGGAGGCGCACGCGCGCAGGTTGAAGATCACCGGACACCTGTGCTCGGTCACGTACGCGGAGGCGGCGGAGATCGGCATCGACAATCTCGAGCACGGATTCCTCGCCGCGACCGACTTCGTTCCCGGCAAGCAGCCCGACGTCTGCCCCGGCCAGGGGGCGGGGCAGCGCACCATCGCGGCGCTCGATCCGGAGAGCGCGCCGTTCAGAACACTGATCAAGACGCTGATCGATCGCAAGGTGGCGCTGACCTCGACGCTGACCGTCTTCGAGACCTTCACGCCGGGCCGGCCGCTGCCGCCCGGGCTCGACGTGCTGCTGCCCGAGCTGAAGGCGCAGTTCGAGGCGAGCCATCGCCGAACGGCGCAGAACAAGGATTCGATCTACACGACGCTCTTTCCGAAGGCGCTCGCCCTCGAGCGCGCGTTCGTCCGCGCCGGCGGCACGTTGATCGCCGGCACCGATCCGACCGGCGGCGGCGGCGTCGTCCCCGGCTTCGCCAACCAGCGCCAGTTGGAGCTGCTGGTCGAGGCCGGGTTCACGCCGGTGGAGGCGATCCGCATCGGCACGCTCAACGGCGCGACGTACCTCGGGCGGGAGGCGCGCGTCGGATCGATCGCGCCCGGAAAGCAGGCGGACCTGGTGGTGATCGACGGCGATCCGTCGAGGACGATCGCCGAGGTGCGCAAAGTGGAGACCGTGTTCAAGCAGGGGGTCGGCTTCGATCCCGCCAAGCTGATCGCATCCGTTTCGGGAAAGGCAGGGTTGTGGTGA
- a CDS encoding DUF1801 domain-containing protein: MFQNSAKSVAEYIDSLPEDRRAVVRKVRSLVRQHLPRGYKEQIGWGAITYAVPLKALPDTYNGQPLCYAAIAAQKNSYTLYLMSVYGNPGQKKWLAGEFKKRGKKFDMGKSCLHFKSLDDLPLDVVGQVVAATPMDAYIAHYRESRKKTAKGK, encoded by the coding sequence ATGTTCCAGAACAGCGCGAAGAGCGTCGCTGAGTACATCGATTCGCTGCCGGAGGATCGGCGCGCTGTCGTCCGCAAGGTGCGGTCCCTCGTCAGGCAGCACCTGCCCAGAGGCTACAAGGAGCAGATCGGCTGGGGCGCGATCACCTACGCGGTGCCCTTGAAGGCGCTGCCCGACACCTACAACGGGCAGCCGCTCTGCTATGCCGCCATCGCGGCGCAGAAGAATTCCTACACGTTGTACCTGATGAGCGTGTACGGCAACCCCGGACAGAAGAAATGGCTGGCCGGCGAGTTCAAGAAGCGCGGCAAGAAGTTCGACATGGGCAAGTCCTGCCTGCACTTCAAGTCGCTCGACGATCTGCCGCTCGACGTCGTCGGACAGGTGGTCGCCGCCACGCCGATGGACGCCTACATCGCGCACTACCGCGAGAGCCGGAAGAAGACGGCAAAGGGGAAATGA
- a CDS encoding creatininase family protein: protein MKMLALALLLAASSQQASVREVELEMMTWPELKAAIASGRTTALVYTGGTEHRGPQNVNGGHNLMARETVKAIAQKLGNAIALPVLPYTPNNASAALPGTIGLTNELLAALLERISEQAIVNGFRNVILMGDHGGGQPNVYRDTAAKLNEKYAPQGVHVYYCDDVYAKRMADFDAYLKSQNLPAGGHATIGDTSEMLYLGGDKGWVRKQEIKNAVARPQGEPGNGVTGDGRASTAELGKRVFEMKVEYAVRQIQQLLRPGPGL, encoded by the coding sequence ATGAAAATGCTCGCGCTCGCTCTCCTGCTGGCGGCGTCCAGCCAGCAGGCGTCCGTCAGGGAAGTGGAACTCGAGATGATGACGTGGCCGGAGCTGAAAGCGGCGATCGCATCCGGCAGGACGACGGCGCTCGTCTACACCGGCGGCACCGAACATCGCGGCCCGCAGAACGTCAACGGCGGCCACAACCTCATGGCGCGCGAGACGGTGAAGGCCATCGCGCAGAAACTGGGGAACGCGATTGCGCTGCCGGTGCTGCCCTACACGCCGAACAACGCCAGCGCCGCGCTGCCCGGGACCATCGGGCTGACCAACGAGCTGCTCGCCGCGCTCCTCGAGCGCATCAGCGAGCAGGCGATCGTCAACGGCTTCCGCAACGTGATTCTCATGGGCGATCACGGCGGCGGCCAGCCGAACGTCTACCGCGACACCGCCGCGAAGCTGAACGAGAAGTACGCGCCGCAGGGCGTCCACGTGTATTACTGCGACGACGTCTACGCGAAGCGGATGGCGGATTTCGATGCCTATCTCAAATCGCAGAACCTGCCGGCCGGCGGCCACGCGACCATCGGCGACACCTCCGAGATGCTGTATCTGGGCGGGGACAAGGGCTGGGTGCGGAAGCAGGAGATCAAGAACGCGGTGGCGCGCCCGCAGGGTGAGCCGGGCAACGGCGTGACCGGGGACGGCCGCGCGTCAACCGCCGAGCTGGGCAAGCGCGTGTTCGAGATGAAGGTCGAGTACGCCGTCCGCCAGATCCAGCAGCTGCTCCGCCCGGGGCCAGGTCTGTGA
- a CDS encoding DUF2277 domain-containing protein, with protein MCRNIRPLFNFEPPVTDDEVRAASLQFVRKISGFTKPSKANEEPFNRAVDEVAAAARRLMDSLVTSAPARDREVEAEKARARYAERLAR; from the coding sequence ATGTGCCGGAACATCAGGCCGCTGTTCAATTTCGAGCCGCCGGTGACAGACGACGAGGTGCGGGCGGCGTCGCTGCAGTTCGTCCGCAAGATCAGCGGCTTCACGAAGCCGTCGAAGGCGAACGAGGAGCCGTTCAATCGCGCCGTCGACGAGGTGGCGGCGGCGGCGCGCCGCCTGATGGACTCGCTGGTGACGTCGGCGCCGGCGCGCGATCGTGAGGTCGAGGCGGAGAAGGCGCGGGCGCGCTACGCCGAGCGCTTGGCGCGCTGA